The sequence ACGAATTATTTCTGACATATCATTTGGATCGTGATGTGCGCCACCGGAGGGTTCTTTTATAATACCATCAATCAACTTAAACTCCAGCATATCAGGTGCAGTTAGTTTAAGTGCTTCGGCAGCTTGTGCTTTGTTTTCCCAGCTTCGCCACAATATGGAAGAACAGGACTCAGGGGAAATTACAGAATACCATGTGTTTTCAAGCATGTAAATCTTATCTGCCAAACCAATACCTATTGCACCCCCCGATGCTCCCTCTCCAATAATAATACTGATAATGGGTACTTTGAGCTGTGTCATTTCAAAGAGGTTTCGGGCAATGGCTTCGGCCTGTCCGCGTTGCTCGGCTTCTATTCCTGGATATGCTCCCGGAGTGTCGATAAAAGTAACAATGGGTTTGTTGAATTTTTCAGCGAGCTTCATCAGTCTCAAGGCTTTTCTATAACCTTCCGGATTGGGCATTCCAAAATTTCGGTATTGCCTCATTTTGGTGTTCACGCCTTTTTGATGGCCGATAAACATTACAGTTTGTCCATCGAATTCACCAAATCCACCTACGATGGCTTTATCATCACCGAAATTTCTGTCACCGTGCAGTTCCTGAAATCTACTGCAAAGCTTGTCTAAATAAAAAAGTGTGTAGGGCCTTTCGGGATGTCTGCTCAATTGAACGCGTTGCCAGCGATTGAGTTTGGAATAAATTTCTTTTCTTTTTTTAAGTATTTTTCCTTCTAATTCACGAACTCCTTTTGATACATCTATGCCTCCTTTTTCCCCTACCTGCCTCAGGCTTTCCAGTTGTTCAAAGAGCTCTGCGATGGGTTGTTCGAATTCTAAAAAAACCATAATGCTAAGATTTTTGCTGT is a genomic window of Chitinophagales bacterium containing:
- a CDS encoding acetyl-CoA carboxylase carboxyltransferase subunit alpha; protein product: MVFLEFEQPIAELFEQLESLRQVGEKGGIDVSKGVRELEGKILKKRKEIYSKLNRWQRVQLSRHPERPYTLFYLDKLCSRFQELHGDRNFGDDKAIVGGFGEFDGQTVMFIGHQKGVNTKMRQYRNFGMPNPEGYRKALRLMKLAEKFNKPIVTFIDTPGAYPGIEAEQRGQAEAIARNLFEMTQLKVPIISIIIGEGASGGAIGIGLADKIYMLENTWYSVISPESCSSILWRSWENKAQAAEALKLTAPDMLEFKLIDGIIKEPSGGAHHDPNDMSEIIRVELKKALKPLLKMDPEKRIEQRIKKYENIGVFETT